In Mastomys coucha isolate ucsf_1 unplaced genomic scaffold, UCSF_Mcou_1 pScaffold5, whole genome shotgun sequence, one genomic interval encodes:
- the Hrob gene encoding uncharacterized protein C17orf53 homolog isoform X6, with product MPSYPASNRSVPRLCLPTSSMPETVKGPPCTGAMSLRPVSVSSSSLGSQQRMTGAKVFQESSGPQSSATHSGYIFESYQQGIGDFEAPDQDEFDKALASIELEGAGLELEVDSGAAQILPAKHCEDPILAKKARVADLSGSFQKGPIVHCRNPWPSLRPTAATGSLPVPATSGISTSHQRGSPVPAPQYLPVAGSTIRNSPQNSVPGQPLQSPRAWPRGKPRFPGPQRPHCSSAALCQGPLPSGTPVSFVESPVSTPRSTSVTQPALQTPIVTNHLVQLVTATNWTPQQPSRPSVRAKTRRFPGPAGLLPHQHSGENLEEIMVSTPQTPTHGALAKFHTEIVSSSQGSIEEDFGRGPWLTMKSALGLDERDPTCFLYTYSIVMVLRKAALKQLPRNKVPNMAVMIKSLTRSTMDASVVFKDPTGEMLGTVHRVLLDTHQSELKPGSVLLLKQVGVFSPSLRNHYLNVTPNNLVHIYSLDSGDGDFLQPPQPSPKDLGNSHGSLQPDVAAEPTRGLRTAQNPTVSPEEELPETDDLDGLLGELPEDFFCEPSSWGCLKTGHPP from the exons ATGCCATCATACCCTGCCTCCAACCGGTCAGTCCCAAGACTGTGTCTCCCTACTTCCAGCATGCCGGAGACCGTCAAGGGTCCACCCTGCACAGGAGCAATGTCCCTGAGACCCGTCTCAGTTTCTAGCAGCAGCTTGGGCAGTCAGCAAAGAATGACAGGAGCAAAAGTGTTCCAGGAGTCATCAGGACCCCAGTCCTCAGCCACACACTCTGGATATATCTTTGAGAGCTATCAACAGGGCATTGGTGACTTTGAAGCACCTGATCAAGATGAGTTTGACAAGGCCCTGGCAAGCATAGAGCTGGAGGGAGCTGGCTTGGAGCTAGAAGTTGACAGTGGAGCCGCCCAGATCCTGCCTGCCAAGCACTGTGAGGATCCCATATTGGCGAAAAAGGCCCGAGTAGCTGATCTGAGTGGATCTTTCCAGAAGGGGCCCATTGTCCACTGTAGAAATCCATGGCCTTCCTTAAGACCTACTGCAGCCACAGGCAGCCTTCCTGTCCCAGCTACATCAGGCATTTCCACTTCCCATCAAAGGGGCTCCCCTGTTCCTGCACCTCAGTATCTGCCAGTGGCTGGAAGCACCATCAGAAACAGCCCACAGAATTCTGTGCCCGGTCAGCCCCTTCAGTCTCCCAGGGCATGGCCAAGAGGCAAACCCCGCTTTCCTGGACCTCAGCGTCCCCATTGCAGCTCTGCAGCACTTTGTCAGGGGCCCTTGCCATCCGGAACCCCAGTGTCTTTTGTTGAGTCTCCTGTCAGCACCCCAAGAAGTACCTCAGTTACTCAGCCAGCTCTTCAGACACCCATAGTCACCAACCACTTGGTACAGCTTGTCACTGCTACCAATTGGACCCCCCAGCAGCCCTCTCGCCCCTCTGTTCGAGCTAAAACCCGCCGCTTCCCTGGCCCAGCTGGACTTCTGCCTCACCAA CACAGCGGGGAGAATCTGGAGGAGATCATGGTTTCCACACCCCAGACCCCGACTCACGGTGCTCTGGCTAAATTCCACACTGAG ATTGTTTCCAGTTCCCAGGGATCGATAGAAGAAGATTTTGGGCGGGGGCCCTGGCTCACCATGAAATCTGCTCTGGGCCTGGATGAGCGAGACCCCACCTGCTTTCTCTATACCTACAGTATTGTCATGGTGCTGCGCAAG GCAGCCCTCAAGCAGCTCCCCAGGAACAAGGTCCCCAACATGGCGGTGATGATCAAGTCCCTGACTCGGAGCACAATGGACGCCAGTGTGGTTTTTAAGGACCCCACGG GAGAGATGCTCGGGACGGTGCACAGAGTGCTTCTGGACACACACCAGAGTGAGCTGAAGCCTGGCTCGGTGCTGTTGCTGAAGCAG GTTGGagtgttctctccttccctcagaaACCACTACCTGAACGTGACACCCAACAACCTGGTCCACATTTACAGCCTAGATTCTGGGGATGGGGACTTCCTCCAGCCACCTCAGCCCTCGCCCAAG GATCTGGGAAACTCCCATGGAAGTCTCCAACCTGATGTGGCTGCAGAGCCCACGCGGGGCCTCAGAACAGCACAGAACCCAACAGTGTCTCCCGAAGAAGAGCTCCCAGAGACAG aTGACCTGGATGGACTCCTGGGTGAGCTCCCTGAGGACTTCTTCTGTGAGCCCAGCAGCTGGGGCTGTCTCAAGACAGGGCATCCACCATGA
- the Hrob gene encoding uncharacterized protein C17orf53 homolog isoform X5, with translation MPSYPASNRSVPRLCLPTSSMPETVKGPPCTGAMSLRPVSVSSSSLGSQQRMTGAKVFQESSGPQSSATHSGYIFESYQQGIGDFEAPDQDEFDKALASIELEGAGLELEVDSGAAQILPAKHCEDPILAKKARVADLSGSFQKGPIVHCRNPWPSLRPTAATGSLPVPATSGISTSHQRGSPVPAPQYLPVAGSTIRNSPQNSVPGQPLQSPRAWPRGKPRFPGPQRPHCSSAALCQGPLPSGTPVSFVESPVSTPRSTSVTQPALQTPIVTNHLVQLVTATNWTPQQPSRPSVRAKTRRFPGPAGLLPHQHSGENLEEIMVSTPQTPTHGALAKFHTEIVSSSQGSIEEDFGRGPWLTMKSALGLDERDPTCFLYTYSIVMVLRKQAALKQLPRNKVPNMAVMIKSLTRSTMDASVVFKDPTGEMLGTVHRVLLDTHQSELKPGSVLLLKQVGVFSPSLRNHYLNVTPNNLVHIYSLDSGDGDFLQPPQPSPKDLGNSHGSLQPDVAAEPTRGLRTAQNPTVSPEEELPETDDLDGLLGELPEDFFCEPSSWGCLKTGHPP, from the exons ATGCCATCATACCCTGCCTCCAACCGGTCAGTCCCAAGACTGTGTCTCCCTACTTCCAGCATGCCGGAGACCGTCAAGGGTCCACCCTGCACAGGAGCAATGTCCCTGAGACCCGTCTCAGTTTCTAGCAGCAGCTTGGGCAGTCAGCAAAGAATGACAGGAGCAAAAGTGTTCCAGGAGTCATCAGGACCCCAGTCCTCAGCCACACACTCTGGATATATCTTTGAGAGCTATCAACAGGGCATTGGTGACTTTGAAGCACCTGATCAAGATGAGTTTGACAAGGCCCTGGCAAGCATAGAGCTGGAGGGAGCTGGCTTGGAGCTAGAAGTTGACAGTGGAGCCGCCCAGATCCTGCCTGCCAAGCACTGTGAGGATCCCATATTGGCGAAAAAGGCCCGAGTAGCTGATCTGAGTGGATCTTTCCAGAAGGGGCCCATTGTCCACTGTAGAAATCCATGGCCTTCCTTAAGACCTACTGCAGCCACAGGCAGCCTTCCTGTCCCAGCTACATCAGGCATTTCCACTTCCCATCAAAGGGGCTCCCCTGTTCCTGCACCTCAGTATCTGCCAGTGGCTGGAAGCACCATCAGAAACAGCCCACAGAATTCTGTGCCCGGTCAGCCCCTTCAGTCTCCCAGGGCATGGCCAAGAGGCAAACCCCGCTTTCCTGGACCTCAGCGTCCCCATTGCAGCTCTGCAGCACTTTGTCAGGGGCCCTTGCCATCCGGAACCCCAGTGTCTTTTGTTGAGTCTCCTGTCAGCACCCCAAGAAGTACCTCAGTTACTCAGCCAGCTCTTCAGACACCCATAGTCACCAACCACTTGGTACAGCTTGTCACTGCTACCAATTGGACCCCCCAGCAGCCCTCTCGCCCCTCTGTTCGAGCTAAAACCCGCCGCTTCCCTGGCCCAGCTGGACTTCTGCCTCACCAA CACAGCGGGGAGAATCTGGAGGAGATCATGGTTTCCACACCCCAGACCCCGACTCACGGTGCTCTGGCTAAATTCCACACTGAG ATTGTTTCCAGTTCCCAGGGATCGATAGAAGAAGATTTTGGGCGGGGGCCCTGGCTCACCATGAAATCTGCTCTGGGCCTGGATGAGCGAGACCCCACCTGCTTTCTCTATACCTACAGTATTGTCATGGTGCTGCGCAAG CAGGCAGCCCTCAAGCAGCTCCCCAGGAACAAGGTCCCCAACATGGCGGTGATGATCAAGTCCCTGACTCGGAGCACAATGGACGCCAGTGTGGTTTTTAAGGACCCCACGG GAGAGATGCTCGGGACGGTGCACAGAGTGCTTCTGGACACACACCAGAGTGAGCTGAAGCCTGGCTCGGTGCTGTTGCTGAAGCAG GTTGGagtgttctctccttccctcagaaACCACTACCTGAACGTGACACCCAACAACCTGGTCCACATTTACAGCCTAGATTCTGGGGATGGGGACTTCCTCCAGCCACCTCAGCCCTCGCCCAAG GATCTGGGAAACTCCCATGGAAGTCTCCAACCTGATGTGGCTGCAGAGCCCACGCGGGGCCTCAGAACAGCACAGAACCCAACAGTGTCTCCCGAAGAAGAGCTCCCAGAGACAG aTGACCTGGATGGACTCCTGGGTGAGCTCCCTGAGGACTTCTTCTGTGAGCCCAGCAGCTGGGGCTGTCTCAAGACAGGGCATCCACCATGA
- the Hrob gene encoding uncharacterized protein C17orf53 homolog isoform X3, with protein MTCGFQKLFSVEEDFEDEDFLSALENAENHVVSALPGDAGCLRPVSSRPQDTLQTQISRPMPSYPASNRSVPRLCLPTSSMPETVKGPPCTGAMSLRPVSVSSSSLGSQQRMTGAKVFQESSGPQSSATHSGYIFESYQQGIGDFEAPDQDEFDKALASIELEGAGLELEVDSGAAQILPAKHCEDPILAKKARVADLSGSFQKGPIVHCRNPWPSLRPTAATGSLPVPATSGISTSHQRGSPVPAPQYLPVAGSTIRNSPQNSVPGQPLQSPRAWPRGKPRFPGPQRPHCSSAALCQGPLPSGTPVSFVESPVSTPRSTSVTQPALQTPIVTNHLVQLVTATNWTPQQPSRPSVRAKTRRFPGPAGLLPHQHSGENLEEIMVSTPQTPTHGALAKFHTEIVSSSQGSIEEDFGRGPWLTMKSALGLDERDPTCFLYTYSIVMVLRKQAALKQLPRNKVPNMAVMIKSLTRSTMDASVVFKDPTGEMLGTVHRVLLDTHQSELKPGSVLLLKQVGVFSPSLRNHYLNVTPNNLVHIYSLDSGDGDFLQPPQPSPKDLGNSHGSLQPDVAAEPTRGLRTAQNPTVSPEEELPETDDLDGLLGELPEDFFCEPSSWGCLKTGHPP; from the exons ATG acgTGTGGTTTTCAGAAGTTGTTTTCTGTGGAAGAGGACTTTGAAGATGAG gATTTCTTATCTGCTTTGGAGAATGCAGAGAACCACGTTGTTAGTGCACTGCCCGGGGATGCCGGGTGCCTGAGACCTGTCTCTTCCAGACCACAGGACACTCTGCAGACACAAATCTCAAGACCGATGCCATCATACCCTGCCTCCAACCGGTCAGTCCCAAGACTGTGTCTCCCTACTTCCAGCATGCCGGAGACCGTCAAGGGTCCACCCTGCACAGGAGCAATGTCCCTGAGACCCGTCTCAGTTTCTAGCAGCAGCTTGGGCAGTCAGCAAAGAATGACAGGAGCAAAAGTGTTCCAGGAGTCATCAGGACCCCAGTCCTCAGCCACACACTCTGGATATATCTTTGAGAGCTATCAACAGGGCATTGGTGACTTTGAAGCACCTGATCAAGATGAGTTTGACAAGGCCCTGGCAAGCATAGAGCTGGAGGGAGCTGGCTTGGAGCTAGAAGTTGACAGTGGAGCCGCCCAGATCCTGCCTGCCAAGCACTGTGAGGATCCCATATTGGCGAAAAAGGCCCGAGTAGCTGATCTGAGTGGATCTTTCCAGAAGGGGCCCATTGTCCACTGTAGAAATCCATGGCCTTCCTTAAGACCTACTGCAGCCACAGGCAGCCTTCCTGTCCCAGCTACATCAGGCATTTCCACTTCCCATCAAAGGGGCTCCCCTGTTCCTGCACCTCAGTATCTGCCAGTGGCTGGAAGCACCATCAGAAACAGCCCACAGAATTCTGTGCCCGGTCAGCCCCTTCAGTCTCCCAGGGCATGGCCAAGAGGCAAACCCCGCTTTCCTGGACCTCAGCGTCCCCATTGCAGCTCTGCAGCACTTTGTCAGGGGCCCTTGCCATCCGGAACCCCAGTGTCTTTTGTTGAGTCTCCTGTCAGCACCCCAAGAAGTACCTCAGTTACTCAGCCAGCTCTTCAGACACCCATAGTCACCAACCACTTGGTACAGCTTGTCACTGCTACCAATTGGACCCCCCAGCAGCCCTCTCGCCCCTCTGTTCGAGCTAAAACCCGCCGCTTCCCTGGCCCAGCTGGACTTCTGCCTCACCAA CACAGCGGGGAGAATCTGGAGGAGATCATGGTTTCCACACCCCAGACCCCGACTCACGGTGCTCTGGCTAAATTCCACACTGAG ATTGTTTCCAGTTCCCAGGGATCGATAGAAGAAGATTTTGGGCGGGGGCCCTGGCTCACCATGAAATCTGCTCTGGGCCTGGATGAGCGAGACCCCACCTGCTTTCTCTATACCTACAGTATTGTCATGGTGCTGCGCAAG CAGGCAGCCCTCAAGCAGCTCCCCAGGAACAAGGTCCCCAACATGGCGGTGATGATCAAGTCCCTGACTCGGAGCACAATGGACGCCAGTGTGGTTTTTAAGGACCCCACGG GAGAGATGCTCGGGACGGTGCACAGAGTGCTTCTGGACACACACCAGAGTGAGCTGAAGCCTGGCTCGGTGCTGTTGCTGAAGCAG GTTGGagtgttctctccttccctcagaaACCACTACCTGAACGTGACACCCAACAACCTGGTCCACATTTACAGCCTAGATTCTGGGGATGGGGACTTCCTCCAGCCACCTCAGCCCTCGCCCAAG GATCTGGGAAACTCCCATGGAAGTCTCCAACCTGATGTGGCTGCAGAGCCCACGCGGGGCCTCAGAACAGCACAGAACCCAACAGTGTCTCCCGAAGAAGAGCTCCCAGAGACAG aTGACCTGGATGGACTCCTGGGTGAGCTCCCTGAGGACTTCTTCTGTGAGCCCAGCAGCTGGGGCTGTCTCAAGACAGGGCATCCACCATGA
- the Hrob gene encoding uncharacterized protein C17orf53 homolog isoform X2, giving the protein MAEQTCGFQKLFSVEEDFEDEDFLSALENAENHVVSALPGDAGCLRPVSSRPQDTLQTQISRPMPSYPASNRSVPRLCLPTSSMPETVKGPPCTGAMSLRPVSVSSSSLGSQQRMTGAKVFQESSGPQSSATHSGYIFESYQQGIGDFEAPDQDEFDKALASIELEGAGLELEVDSGAAQILPAKHCEDPILAKKARVADLSGSFQKGPIVHCRNPWPSLRPTAATGSLPVPATSGISTSHQRGSPVPAPQYLPVAGSTIRNSPQNSVPGQPLQSPRAWPRGKPRFPGPQRPHCSSAALCQGPLPSGTPVSFVESPVSTPRSTSVTQPALQTPIVTNHLVQLVTATNWTPQQPSRPSVRAKTRRFPGPAGLLPHQHSGENLEEIMVSTPQTPTHGALAKFHTEIVSSSQGSIEEDFGRGPWLTMKSALGLDERDPTCFLYTYSIVMVLRKAALKQLPRNKVPNMAVMIKSLTRSTMDASVVFKDPTGEMLGTVHRVLLDTHQSELKPGSVLLLKQVGVFSPSLRNHYLNVTPNNLVHIYSLDSGDGDFLQPPQPSPKDLGNSHGSLQPDVAAEPTRGLRTAQNPTVSPEEELPETDDLDGLLGELPEDFFCEPSSWGCLKTGHPP; this is encoded by the exons atggctgagcag acgTGTGGTTTTCAGAAGTTGTTTTCTGTGGAAGAGGACTTTGAAGATGAG gATTTCTTATCTGCTTTGGAGAATGCAGAGAACCACGTTGTTAGTGCACTGCCCGGGGATGCCGGGTGCCTGAGACCTGTCTCTTCCAGACCACAGGACACTCTGCAGACACAAATCTCAAGACCGATGCCATCATACCCTGCCTCCAACCGGTCAGTCCCAAGACTGTGTCTCCCTACTTCCAGCATGCCGGAGACCGTCAAGGGTCCACCCTGCACAGGAGCAATGTCCCTGAGACCCGTCTCAGTTTCTAGCAGCAGCTTGGGCAGTCAGCAAAGAATGACAGGAGCAAAAGTGTTCCAGGAGTCATCAGGACCCCAGTCCTCAGCCACACACTCTGGATATATCTTTGAGAGCTATCAACAGGGCATTGGTGACTTTGAAGCACCTGATCAAGATGAGTTTGACAAGGCCCTGGCAAGCATAGAGCTGGAGGGAGCTGGCTTGGAGCTAGAAGTTGACAGTGGAGCCGCCCAGATCCTGCCTGCCAAGCACTGTGAGGATCCCATATTGGCGAAAAAGGCCCGAGTAGCTGATCTGAGTGGATCTTTCCAGAAGGGGCCCATTGTCCACTGTAGAAATCCATGGCCTTCCTTAAGACCTACTGCAGCCACAGGCAGCCTTCCTGTCCCAGCTACATCAGGCATTTCCACTTCCCATCAAAGGGGCTCCCCTGTTCCTGCACCTCAGTATCTGCCAGTGGCTGGAAGCACCATCAGAAACAGCCCACAGAATTCTGTGCCCGGTCAGCCCCTTCAGTCTCCCAGGGCATGGCCAAGAGGCAAACCCCGCTTTCCTGGACCTCAGCGTCCCCATTGCAGCTCTGCAGCACTTTGTCAGGGGCCCTTGCCATCCGGAACCCCAGTGTCTTTTGTTGAGTCTCCTGTCAGCACCCCAAGAAGTACCTCAGTTACTCAGCCAGCTCTTCAGACACCCATAGTCACCAACCACTTGGTACAGCTTGTCACTGCTACCAATTGGACCCCCCAGCAGCCCTCTCGCCCCTCTGTTCGAGCTAAAACCCGCCGCTTCCCTGGCCCAGCTGGACTTCTGCCTCACCAA CACAGCGGGGAGAATCTGGAGGAGATCATGGTTTCCACACCCCAGACCCCGACTCACGGTGCTCTGGCTAAATTCCACACTGAG ATTGTTTCCAGTTCCCAGGGATCGATAGAAGAAGATTTTGGGCGGGGGCCCTGGCTCACCATGAAATCTGCTCTGGGCCTGGATGAGCGAGACCCCACCTGCTTTCTCTATACCTACAGTATTGTCATGGTGCTGCGCAAG GCAGCCCTCAAGCAGCTCCCCAGGAACAAGGTCCCCAACATGGCGGTGATGATCAAGTCCCTGACTCGGAGCACAATGGACGCCAGTGTGGTTTTTAAGGACCCCACGG GAGAGATGCTCGGGACGGTGCACAGAGTGCTTCTGGACACACACCAGAGTGAGCTGAAGCCTGGCTCGGTGCTGTTGCTGAAGCAG GTTGGagtgttctctccttccctcagaaACCACTACCTGAACGTGACACCCAACAACCTGGTCCACATTTACAGCCTAGATTCTGGGGATGGGGACTTCCTCCAGCCACCTCAGCCCTCGCCCAAG GATCTGGGAAACTCCCATGGAAGTCTCCAACCTGATGTGGCTGCAGAGCCCACGCGGGGCCTCAGAACAGCACAGAACCCAACAGTGTCTCCCGAAGAAGAGCTCCCAGAGACAG aTGACCTGGATGGACTCCTGGGTGAGCTCCCTGAGGACTTCTTCTGTGAGCCCAGCAGCTGGGGCTGTCTCAAGACAGGGCATCCACCATGA
- the Hrob gene encoding uncharacterized protein C17orf53 homolog isoform X1 has protein sequence MAEQTCGFQKLFSVEEDFEDEDFLSALENAENHVVSALPGDAGCLRPVSSRPQDTLQTQISRPMPSYPASNRSVPRLCLPTSSMPETVKGPPCTGAMSLRPVSVSSSSLGSQQRMTGAKVFQESSGPQSSATHSGYIFESYQQGIGDFEAPDQDEFDKALASIELEGAGLELEVDSGAAQILPAKHCEDPILAKKARVADLSGSFQKGPIVHCRNPWPSLRPTAATGSLPVPATSGISTSHQRGSPVPAPQYLPVAGSTIRNSPQNSVPGQPLQSPRAWPRGKPRFPGPQRPHCSSAALCQGPLPSGTPVSFVESPVSTPRSTSVTQPALQTPIVTNHLVQLVTATNWTPQQPSRPSVRAKTRRFPGPAGLLPHQHSGENLEEIMVSTPQTPTHGALAKFHTEIVSSSQGSIEEDFGRGPWLTMKSALGLDERDPTCFLYTYSIVMVLRKQAALKQLPRNKVPNMAVMIKSLTRSTMDASVVFKDPTGEMLGTVHRVLLDTHQSELKPGSVLLLKQVGVFSPSLRNHYLNVTPNNLVHIYSLDSGDGDFLQPPQPSPKDLGNSHGSLQPDVAAEPTRGLRTAQNPTVSPEEELPETDDLDGLLGELPEDFFCEPSSWGCLKTGHPP, from the exons atggctgagcag acgTGTGGTTTTCAGAAGTTGTTTTCTGTGGAAGAGGACTTTGAAGATGAG gATTTCTTATCTGCTTTGGAGAATGCAGAGAACCACGTTGTTAGTGCACTGCCCGGGGATGCCGGGTGCCTGAGACCTGTCTCTTCCAGACCACAGGACACTCTGCAGACACAAATCTCAAGACCGATGCCATCATACCCTGCCTCCAACCGGTCAGTCCCAAGACTGTGTCTCCCTACTTCCAGCATGCCGGAGACCGTCAAGGGTCCACCCTGCACAGGAGCAATGTCCCTGAGACCCGTCTCAGTTTCTAGCAGCAGCTTGGGCAGTCAGCAAAGAATGACAGGAGCAAAAGTGTTCCAGGAGTCATCAGGACCCCAGTCCTCAGCCACACACTCTGGATATATCTTTGAGAGCTATCAACAGGGCATTGGTGACTTTGAAGCACCTGATCAAGATGAGTTTGACAAGGCCCTGGCAAGCATAGAGCTGGAGGGAGCTGGCTTGGAGCTAGAAGTTGACAGTGGAGCCGCCCAGATCCTGCCTGCCAAGCACTGTGAGGATCCCATATTGGCGAAAAAGGCCCGAGTAGCTGATCTGAGTGGATCTTTCCAGAAGGGGCCCATTGTCCACTGTAGAAATCCATGGCCTTCCTTAAGACCTACTGCAGCCACAGGCAGCCTTCCTGTCCCAGCTACATCAGGCATTTCCACTTCCCATCAAAGGGGCTCCCCTGTTCCTGCACCTCAGTATCTGCCAGTGGCTGGAAGCACCATCAGAAACAGCCCACAGAATTCTGTGCCCGGTCAGCCCCTTCAGTCTCCCAGGGCATGGCCAAGAGGCAAACCCCGCTTTCCTGGACCTCAGCGTCCCCATTGCAGCTCTGCAGCACTTTGTCAGGGGCCCTTGCCATCCGGAACCCCAGTGTCTTTTGTTGAGTCTCCTGTCAGCACCCCAAGAAGTACCTCAGTTACTCAGCCAGCTCTTCAGACACCCATAGTCACCAACCACTTGGTACAGCTTGTCACTGCTACCAATTGGACCCCCCAGCAGCCCTCTCGCCCCTCTGTTCGAGCTAAAACCCGCCGCTTCCCTGGCCCAGCTGGACTTCTGCCTCACCAA CACAGCGGGGAGAATCTGGAGGAGATCATGGTTTCCACACCCCAGACCCCGACTCACGGTGCTCTGGCTAAATTCCACACTGAG ATTGTTTCCAGTTCCCAGGGATCGATAGAAGAAGATTTTGGGCGGGGGCCCTGGCTCACCATGAAATCTGCTCTGGGCCTGGATGAGCGAGACCCCACCTGCTTTCTCTATACCTACAGTATTGTCATGGTGCTGCGCAAG CAGGCAGCCCTCAAGCAGCTCCCCAGGAACAAGGTCCCCAACATGGCGGTGATGATCAAGTCCCTGACTCGGAGCACAATGGACGCCAGTGTGGTTTTTAAGGACCCCACGG GAGAGATGCTCGGGACGGTGCACAGAGTGCTTCTGGACACACACCAGAGTGAGCTGAAGCCTGGCTCGGTGCTGTTGCTGAAGCAG GTTGGagtgttctctccttccctcagaaACCACTACCTGAACGTGACACCCAACAACCTGGTCCACATTTACAGCCTAGATTCTGGGGATGGGGACTTCCTCCAGCCACCTCAGCCCTCGCCCAAG GATCTGGGAAACTCCCATGGAAGTCTCCAACCTGATGTGGCTGCAGAGCCCACGCGGGGCCTCAGAACAGCACAGAACCCAACAGTGTCTCCCGAAGAAGAGCTCCCAGAGACAG aTGACCTGGATGGACTCCTGGGTGAGCTCCCTGAGGACTTCTTCTGTGAGCCCAGCAGCTGGGGCTGTCTCAAGACAGGGCATCCACCATGA
- the Hrob gene encoding uncharacterized protein C17orf53 homolog isoform X4, which translates to MTCGFQKLFSVEEDFEDEDFLSALENAENHVVSALPGDAGCLRPVSSRPQDTLQTQISRPMPSYPASNRSVPRLCLPTSSMPETVKGPPCTGAMSLRPVSVSSSSLGSQQRMTGAKVFQESSGPQSSATHSGYIFESYQQGIGDFEAPDQDEFDKALASIELEGAGLELEVDSGAAQILPAKHCEDPILAKKARVADLSGSFQKGPIVHCRNPWPSLRPTAATGSLPVPATSGISTSHQRGSPVPAPQYLPVAGSTIRNSPQNSVPGQPLQSPRAWPRGKPRFPGPQRPHCSSAALCQGPLPSGTPVSFVESPVSTPRSTSVTQPALQTPIVTNHLVQLVTATNWTPQQPSRPSVRAKTRRFPGPAGLLPHQHSGENLEEIMVSTPQTPTHGALAKFHTEIVSSSQGSIEEDFGRGPWLTMKSALGLDERDPTCFLYTYSIVMVLRKAALKQLPRNKVPNMAVMIKSLTRSTMDASVVFKDPTGEMLGTVHRVLLDTHQSELKPGSVLLLKQVGVFSPSLRNHYLNVTPNNLVHIYSLDSGDGDFLQPPQPSPKDLGNSHGSLQPDVAAEPTRGLRTAQNPTVSPEEELPETDDLDGLLGELPEDFFCEPSSWGCLKTGHPP; encoded by the exons ATG acgTGTGGTTTTCAGAAGTTGTTTTCTGTGGAAGAGGACTTTGAAGATGAG gATTTCTTATCTGCTTTGGAGAATGCAGAGAACCACGTTGTTAGTGCACTGCCCGGGGATGCCGGGTGCCTGAGACCTGTCTCTTCCAGACCACAGGACACTCTGCAGACACAAATCTCAAGACCGATGCCATCATACCCTGCCTCCAACCGGTCAGTCCCAAGACTGTGTCTCCCTACTTCCAGCATGCCGGAGACCGTCAAGGGTCCACCCTGCACAGGAGCAATGTCCCTGAGACCCGTCTCAGTTTCTAGCAGCAGCTTGGGCAGTCAGCAAAGAATGACAGGAGCAAAAGTGTTCCAGGAGTCATCAGGACCCCAGTCCTCAGCCACACACTCTGGATATATCTTTGAGAGCTATCAACAGGGCATTGGTGACTTTGAAGCACCTGATCAAGATGAGTTTGACAAGGCCCTGGCAAGCATAGAGCTGGAGGGAGCTGGCTTGGAGCTAGAAGTTGACAGTGGAGCCGCCCAGATCCTGCCTGCCAAGCACTGTGAGGATCCCATATTGGCGAAAAAGGCCCGAGTAGCTGATCTGAGTGGATCTTTCCAGAAGGGGCCCATTGTCCACTGTAGAAATCCATGGCCTTCCTTAAGACCTACTGCAGCCACAGGCAGCCTTCCTGTCCCAGCTACATCAGGCATTTCCACTTCCCATCAAAGGGGCTCCCCTGTTCCTGCACCTCAGTATCTGCCAGTGGCTGGAAGCACCATCAGAAACAGCCCACAGAATTCTGTGCCCGGTCAGCCCCTTCAGTCTCCCAGGGCATGGCCAAGAGGCAAACCCCGCTTTCCTGGACCTCAGCGTCCCCATTGCAGCTCTGCAGCACTTTGTCAGGGGCCCTTGCCATCCGGAACCCCAGTGTCTTTTGTTGAGTCTCCTGTCAGCACCCCAAGAAGTACCTCAGTTACTCAGCCAGCTCTTCAGACACCCATAGTCACCAACCACTTGGTACAGCTTGTCACTGCTACCAATTGGACCCCCCAGCAGCCCTCTCGCCCCTCTGTTCGAGCTAAAACCCGCCGCTTCCCTGGCCCAGCTGGACTTCTGCCTCACCAA CACAGCGGGGAGAATCTGGAGGAGATCATGGTTTCCACACCCCAGACCCCGACTCACGGTGCTCTGGCTAAATTCCACACTGAG ATTGTTTCCAGTTCCCAGGGATCGATAGAAGAAGATTTTGGGCGGGGGCCCTGGCTCACCATGAAATCTGCTCTGGGCCTGGATGAGCGAGACCCCACCTGCTTTCTCTATACCTACAGTATTGTCATGGTGCTGCGCAAG GCAGCCCTCAAGCAGCTCCCCAGGAACAAGGTCCCCAACATGGCGGTGATGATCAAGTCCCTGACTCGGAGCACAATGGACGCCAGTGTGGTTTTTAAGGACCCCACGG GAGAGATGCTCGGGACGGTGCACAGAGTGCTTCTGGACACACACCAGAGTGAGCTGAAGCCTGGCTCGGTGCTGTTGCTGAAGCAG GTTGGagtgttctctccttccctcagaaACCACTACCTGAACGTGACACCCAACAACCTGGTCCACATTTACAGCCTAGATTCTGGGGATGGGGACTTCCTCCAGCCACCTCAGCCCTCGCCCAAG GATCTGGGAAACTCCCATGGAAGTCTCCAACCTGATGTGGCTGCAGAGCCCACGCGGGGCCTCAGAACAGCACAGAACCCAACAGTGTCTCCCGAAGAAGAGCTCCCAGAGACAG aTGACCTGGATGGACTCCTGGGTGAGCTCCCTGAGGACTTCTTCTGTGAGCCCAGCAGCTGGGGCTGTCTCAAGACAGGGCATCCACCATGA